In one window of Lemur catta isolate mLemCat1 chromosome 25, mLemCat1.pri, whole genome shotgun sequence DNA:
- the MAP10 gene encoding microtubule-associated protein 10, with the protein MAAPLAERLFSLEVLVEWVRLEARRLPPSAVAVAQGEAPAPRGLCPAVAFRLLDFPTLLVYPPDGPAAPAPEPRPGVVSFGRGKSCLFRLHPATLHRLLLRTPLHTLLLQLPPGRPTPAPQLLGSCDISLAAAVQQVVGPAASRCSQGHRGSFPLRNRAGEQVGDIALAYRLTDLGSRLLGHLERPVTFPSIGGGVEVGSQTPQGRQQLRQPASEPSPRDCDRPPGGLEIPKAQKDLKEIVFHTEANSANASSVENGKTNSVVTCPDACRGGSSVPLSEEVAELDMETNTFCPPPLYYTHLTQEKPASAQVKITVESQAKVLEELDGAFPENKRINSPTHRSSLKYTNSATDESPPVLVNPPHIQDIGAVNQTTCHTQTEQNRINTIRQLPLLNALLVELSLLYDQPMASPTHIHPHLAWLYRTEEKKESESSVKSTCQSESKEGKLSVGEPEKSVSPQRKKNQVENPKKGKYFEKNRGTSPKRGPRGKLLYGLTNTLRLRLKQTNPDMLVVHEKREQHRKMQAQMLGTKFRIPSSKVKILSFAEQNQKSHQLPKDKYLDSDTSFAENSDTSRQISGVFDEPSTTKEIKLKCATERKRVDCGKSRTSNGSLEEIVSPANAIIPERLTHTDILGGKVEVQSPCVFPQDAVDRIVADRERKNRQDETTDNGILTVDVNENKPSGNSCYENISELKYSDDFTSSCYSEDFCTTEDTSRSLQTHGSSLGAENPKHSQYTSKSSETRLSIRKNSSEKSSILSPPFSAGSPVHSYRRSRISKTQDKSVEEASSISSSDLSSSHWTEEKENQIDQNGMHVSKVIKRGQDISVKLKTRTGCKSVEKSQSLETSQVSSYLPSNLSELELNVLDSSTSDHFEEDSDDVGSLNISRQCKDICELVINKLPGYTV; encoded by the coding sequence ATGGCGGCGCCGCTGGCCGAGCGGCTCTTCTCGCTGGAGGTGCTCGTGGAATGGGTGCGTCTGGAAGCCCGGCGGCTGCCGCCGTCCGCCGTTGCGGTGGCGCAAGGGGAGGCCCCGGCACCGCGCGGCCTGTGCCCCGCCGTGGCGTTCCGCCTGCTGGACTTCCCCACGCTGCTGGTTTACCCGCCGGACGGCCCCGCGGCGCCCGCCCCGGAACCCCGGCCCGGCGTGGTCAGCTTCGGTCGCGGCAAGTCCTGTCTCTTCCGCCTGCACCCTGCCACCCTGCACCGCCTGCTCCTTAGGACCCCGCTTCACACCTTGCTGCTGCAGCTGCCCCCCGGGCGCCCGACGCCCGCCCCACAGCTCCTGGGGTCCTGCGACATCTCGCTGGCCGCCGCGGTCCAGCAGGTCGTGGGCCCGGCCGCCTCCAGGTGCTCCCAGGGTCACCGGGGAAGCTTCCCCCTGCGTAACCGAGCGGGGGAGCAAGTTGGGGACATTGCGCTGGCCTACCGCCTGACTGACCTGGGAAGCCGCCTGCTGGGCCATCTTGAGCGGCCCGTCACCTTCCCCTCCATTGGAGGTGGAGTGGAGGTCGGTTCCCAAACCCCGCAGGGGAGACAGCAGCTACGGCAGCCAGCCTCCGAGCCAAGCCCAAGAGACTGTGACAGGCCTCCTGGGGGGTTAGAAATCCCAAAGGCGCAGAAGGATTTGAAGGAAATAGTTTTCCACACTGAGGCCAACTCTGCTAACGCCAGTTCCGTGGAGAATGGCAAAACCAACTCTGTTGTTACTTGTCCAGATGCTTGCCGTGGGGGGAGCAGTGTTCCCCTAAGTGAGGAAGTTGCAGAGCTGGACATGGAAACCAACACATTTTGCCCTCCTCCTCTGTATTACACGCACTTGACCCAAGAAAAACCAGCTTCTGCACAGGTTAAAATCACCGTTGAGAGTCAAGCGAAGGTACTCGAGGAGTTGGATGGTGCTTTTCCAGAGAACAAACGTATAAATTCGCCAACACACAGGAGCtctctaaaatatacaaattctGCAACAGATGAGAGTCCTCCAGTGCTTGTAAATCCTCCACATATTCAAGATATAGGAGCAGTTAATCAAACTACATGTCATACTCAAACTGAACAAAATAGAATTAATACAATAAGGCAGCTGCCTTTGTTAAACGCTTTGTTAGTTGAGTTGTCCTTGTTATACGACCAACCCATGGCAAGTCCTACTCACATACATCCTCATTTAGCCTGGTTATATAGaactgaggaaaagaaggagTCAGAATCTTCTGTCAAATCCACATGTCAGTCTGAATCGAAAGAGGGTAAGCTTTCAGTGGGGGAACCTGAAAAGTCAGTCAGTCCTCAGCGTAAAAAGAACCAAGTTGAAAACCCTAAGAaaggtaaatattttgaaaagaaccGTGGTACTTCCCCAAAAAGAGGTCCAAGGGGGAAGCTACTTTATGGCTTAACAAATACGCTAAGACTACGTTTAAAGCAAACAAATCCTGATATGTTGGTAGTACATGAAAAGAGAGAACAGCATAGAAAAATGCAAGCACAAATGTTGGGTACAAAATTCAGAATTCCATCATCCAAAGTTAAAATATTAAGCTTTGCAGAACAAAATCAGAAGTCACATCAACTACCTAAAGATAAGTATTTAGACTCAGATACATCTTTTGCTGAAAATAGTGATACCTCAAGGCAAATTAGTGGAGTTTTTGACGAGCCCAGCACAACTAAAGAAATCAAACTGAAATGTGCAACTGAAAGAAAGAGAGTTGATTGTGGTAAAAGCAGAACCAGTAATGGTTCACTGGAAGAAATTGTGAGTCCTGCAAATGCTATTATTCCAGAAAGGTTAACCCATACAGATATTTTGGGAGGAAAAGTGGAAGTCCAAAGTCCATGTGTTTTCCCACAGGATGCTGTTGACAGAATTGTAGcagatagagaaagaaagaataggcaGGACGAAACTACAGATAATGGCATTCTAACTGTTGATGTGAATGAAAATAAACCAAGTGGAAATAGTTGCTATGAAAACATCTCGGAACTAAAGTATTCAGATGACTTCACCAGCTCTTGCTATTCTGAAGATTTCTGTACCACTGAGGACACCAGCAGAAGTTTACAAACTCATGGTAGCAGTCTAGGGGCAGAAAATCCAAAACATAGTCAATATACGAGTAAGTCTAGTGAAACAAGATTGTCCATAAGGAAAAATAGCAGTGAAAAGAGTTCTATTCTTAGCCCACCTTTTTCAGCTGGATCACCAGTACACTCATATAGGAGATCTCGTATTTCAAAGACTCAGGATAAAAGTGTGGAGGAAGCATCTAGTATCTCTAGCAGTGATTTATCTTCATCACATTggactgaagaaaaagaaaaccagatagACCAAAATGGTATGCATGTTTCTAAAGTTATAAAGAGAGGCCAAGACATCTCTGTTAAACTTAAAACCAGAACTGGTTGTAAATCTGTAGAAAAAAGCCAATCACTGGAAACATCTCAAGTGAGTTCTTACCTGCCTTCTAATTTGTCAGAACTAGAACTTAATGTCCTGGATAGCAGTACATCAGATCACTTTGAAGAAGACAGTGATGATGTTGGTTCACTAAATATTTCCAGACAATGTAaagatatttgtgaattagtaaTAAATAAACTTCCAGGATATACGgtgtaa